A region from the Brassica napus cultivar Da-Ae chromosome C8, Da-Ae, whole genome shotgun sequence genome encodes:
- the BNAC08G35350D gene encoding uncharacterized protein BNAC08G35350D — translation MADELELSPLVPPSPMVDPSEIDLEAGHGEQIQCRICLESDGRDFIAPCKCKGTSKYVHRDCLDHWRAIKEGFAFAHCTTCKAPYYLRVHGAGDRKWRTLKFRFFVTRDILSIFLAVQLVIAALAYMVYFIDSYQQSWLRHIWGFDSQVTFYYMCGALLFFALLGLSGCFITCYDRRVRNDLAQPCRELCLCCCQPGICTDCHLPGTICMWADCTACTEGCASAVSECSGCLGGAGEAGLPLLFITALVVLGLFTVIGIFYSVLVATMVGQRIWQRHYHILAKRMLTKEYVVEDVDGEMMGSEWSPPALPSEHIQQLKTLGLL, via the exons ATGGCGGACGAACTGGAATTGTCACCGTTGGTTCCGCCGTCGCCGATGGTGGATCCTTCCGAGATCGATCTCGAAGCGGGTCACGGCGAACAGATTCAGTGCCGAATCTGCCTTGAATCTGACG GTAGGGATTTCATTGCACCTTGTAAATGCAAAGGAACTTCAAAGTATGTTCATCGTGATTGCTTGGATCACTGGAGAGCTATAAAG GAAGGCTTTGCGTTTGCACACTGCACGACTTGCAAGGCTCCGTATTATCTCAGAGTTCACGGTGCTGGTGATAGGAAATGGAGGACCTTGAAGTTTCGCTTCTTTGTTACTCGTGACATCTTATCCATCTTTCTTGCTGTTCAGCTT GTGATTGCTGCGTTGGCATACATGGTCTATTTCATAGATAGTTACCAGCAATCATGGCTTCGTCATATTTGGGGTTTTGACAGCCAAGTCACGTTTTATTACATGTGTG GAGCTTTATTATTCTTTGCTCTGTTGGGTCTATCTGGATGCTTCATAACTTGCTACGACCGCAGAGTTCGCAATGACTTAGCTCAGCCTTGCCGTGAACTGTGTCTCTGTTGCTGTCAGCCTGG GATATGCACAGACTGCCATCTACCGGGAACTATTTGTATGTGGGCAGATTGCACCGCATGTACTGAAGGTTGTGCAAGTGCAGTTAGTGAATGTAGTGGTTGCCTTGGAGGTGCAGGGGAAGCCGGCTTGCCATTGCTCTTCATAACGGCATTAGTAGTTCTCGGTTTGTTTACGGTTATAGGTATATTCTACAGCGTCTTGGTTGCAACCATGGTTGGACAACGCATTTGGCAGCGCCATTACCACATTCTCGCTAAAAGAATGCTAACGAAG GAGTATGTGGTTGAGGATGTAGATGGGGAAATGATGGGATCTGAATGGTCTCCACCCGCTTTACCGTCTGAGCATATCCAGCAGCTGAAGACGCTTGGCCTTCTTTGA
- the LOC106415269 gene encoding UBP1-associated proteins 1A: MAKTLDKSKKRKFVKSENKNKKQKTNQPESSTTPYSTSSSSSDSSDSESEQEFDPEELRELLQPYSKDQLVDLLCSSPRIGSSIYSAVLEAADRDVTHRKIFVYGLPWETTRETLSGVFEGYGEIEECTVVIDKNTGKAKGFGFVTFKSRRGAREALKEPKKRILNRTATCQLAAMGPAGSGKGQDQAGPVKISLGQPQQQQQVFNGGGMAASPFMIGNQYHPVYGGGMMANPALAAAAAAGGGGYMYPMLASALGQMGGIGDPGALGPYFRGGQSLPSAYSDSDTGRKGNGKDSEAGGGSFQGYSNY, translated from the coding sequence ATGGCGAAAACCCTAGACAAATCGAAGAAGCGCAAATTCGTCAAATCCGAGAACAAAAACAAGAAGCAGAAGACCAACCAACCCGAATCCTCAACGACGCCGTACTCAACTTCCAGCTCAAGCTCCGACTCCAGCGACTCCGAATCGGAGCAAGAATTCGACCCGGAAGAGCTCCGGGAGCTTCTCCAGCCCTACTCCAAGGACCAGCTCGTCGACCTCCTCTGCTCCTCTCCCCGGATCGGATCCTCCATCTACTCCGCCGTCCTCGAAGCCGCCGACCGCGACGTCACCCACCGGAAAATCTTCGTCTACGGCCTCCCCTGGGAGACCACTCGCGAGACTCTCTCCGGAGTCTTCGAAGGCTACGGAGAGATCGAGGAGTGCACCGTCGTCATAGACAAGAACACTGGCAAAGCCAAAGGCTTCGGTTTCGTCACGTTCAAGTCGAGGAGAGGAGCCAGAGAGGCGCTCAAGGAGCCCAAGAAGAGGATTCTCAACAGAACCGCGACGTGCCAGCTGGCTGCGATGGGCCCTGCTGGGTCGGGGAAGGGGCAGGACCAGGCTGGTCCGGTGAAGATTAGTTTGGGACAGCCTCAGCAACAGCAGCAGGTGTTTAACGGTGGTGGAATGGCTGCGTCGCCGTTTATGATTGGGAACCAGTACCATCCGGTTTATGGAGGTGGGATGATGGCGAATCCAGCTTtagcggcggcggcggcggctgGTGGAGGAGGCTACATGTATCCGATGTTGGCTAGTGCGTTGGGTCAGATGGGTGGGATTGGTGATCCGGGAGCACTCGGGCCTTACTTTAGAGGAGGTCAGAGTCTTCCTAGTGCTTATTCTGATTCGGACACTGGGAGAAAAGGGAATGGTAAAGATTCAGAAGCTGGTGGTGGTTCGTTTCAGGGCTACTCAAACTATTAA